Genomic window (Pseudomonas xantholysinigenes):
TGCCCGTTGCGTGGTGTTCCACAGCCTGTCCAAGCGCTCCAACCTGCCGGGCCTGCGCTCGGGCTTCGTTGCCGGCGACGCCTCGATCATCAAGCCGTTCCTGCTGTACCGCACCTATCACGGCTGCGCGATGCCGGTGCAGACCCAGCTGGCCAGCGTCGCCGCCTGGCAGGACGAAGCCCATGTACGCGCCAACCGTGACCAGTACCGCGCCAAGTACGATGCCGTGCTCGAGATCCTGCAGCCGGTGCTGGATGTGCAACGCCCGGATGGCAGCTTCTACCTGTGGGCCAAGGTCCCGGGCTGCGATGCCGACTTCACCCGCGACCTGTTCGAAGCCGAGCATGTGACGGTAGTGCCGGGCTCGTACCTGTCCCGCGAAGTCGATGGCGTGAACCCTGGCGCCGGCCGCGTGCGCATGGCGCTGGTCGCGCCACTGGCCGAATGCATCGAGGCGGCAGAGCGCATCCGAGCGTTCCTGAGCCGCTGACACGGCAGCATTATCTACCGCACGCAGGCAGGCCAGCAGCGGAAAACTCCGGGTTTTCAACCGCGGAGTTTTCCCATGCCTGAATTGATCTTTTCCCGCCCCCTGAAGCCTGCAGACCCACATTTCGCCGAACAACTGGCGCGACTGGAGAACCCTGGCAACAGCCCCACGCGTTCCGGTGGCCGACAAAAACGCGCCCTGGCCATCACTCGTAAACTGTGGCGCCCTGGCCGCACGCTGAAGGTGTCATTCCTCGGCAGCCCCGACGCGGCCCTGAAGTCGGCGATTTTCCGTACTGCGTCGCAATGGCTGACACGTTCGGGCGCCAACCTGGCCCTGGCCCTGAGCACGGACAATGACCCACGAGCGCAGATCAGAGTCCGCACCGGCAGATCGCTGCCACGCAACGAGTCCTGCGCCGGAACCGACGCACTGGCCATGCCTGCCGAAACCATGAACCTCAACGTCGAACCCGGCGATGCCGCCTTCGAACATGTTGTCCTGCACGAATTCGGCCATGCCCTGGGGGCGGAACACGAACACCAGCACCCCGAGGCCAGCATTCCATGGAACGTGGAGGCGGTCGTGCACGCGGCCGCTACGCAAAGCGGCTGGACCCGCCAACAGGTAATCGACGAGATGATCGCCAGGCAAGCCGACGTCGGCC
Coding sequences:
- a CDS encoding M12 family metallopeptidase, which encodes MPELIFSRPLKPADPHFAEQLARLENPGNSPTRSGGRQKRALAITRKLWRPGRTLKVSFLGSPDAALKSAIFRTASQWLTRSGANLALALSTDNDPRAQIRVRTGRSLPRNESCAGTDALAMPAETMNLNVEPGDAAFEHVVLHEFGHALGAEHEHQHPEASIPWNVEAVVHAAATQSGWTRQQVIDEMIARQADVGLLRTQYDPGSVMHYPVPQAFTHGDWEIGLNSHLSEKDLAFMRRAYPFQAAT